In the Alistipes provencensis genome, GTGTGGCTCCGCAACGGAAAACCCGAACCGCTGGACTGGCACGGGTTCGAGCACTATTAATATATATTCGGGGGGGGGTATATTACGCCATCTTTCAGATGCCGGATTCATACAGACAATCCCTCTAAATCTCCCTTTGAAAAGGGAGACTTTCAGTCCGACCGACATTTCCCCGTATTTTATTTTAGAGGTACAGATTTGTGCTTAAACGAAGTGCGGCACGGATGGGTAGTATCGGAATACGTCCCATTCGTGCCGCACAAGAGCAAGTGCAAAGATGCCCTATAAAATCGGAAACGGTTTCACTCTTTGATAATATACACATGTTCATCGCGCCGCTGCATGTGGTAATTCTCGCGGGCGTACTCTTCGAGAAAATCGTCGTACCGCAGGCGCTCCAGCAGGGTGCTGTCCTGCTCGATCTTCTCCGAGTAGTAAGCCCTCTCGCGGGTCAGGACGTTGATCTGGCGCTTGATCTTCACGGCATGCAGGGCGTTGCGTCCCACCATGAAAACGGTGAAGACGACGATAGCCGCCGTGGCGACGATCCAGAATTTGCGGCCGAACTGAATTTTCATCTACGCTATACTATTACAACCGGGCGAAACATACGCCATCTCCCTCCCTGAGGGAGGGCCGGGGTGGGGTCGGATTTGCAAACACGGCGGAACGCCGTGAAAACCGACATTCCGGGATATACGGCATTTCTTCGGCAAACCGGCATTATGGTATGTGCATATATTTATGCGTCTGTATCGAAATATTCCACCGGGGATGCGCCTTGGCGTACTCGACCATCGCGGGCATCACCCGCTCGGCAACGCTCCACTCGGGCTGCAGGTAGAGCAGGCACTTTTCACTGACCCGCGCGGCATTCCGCTCGGCCCACTCGAAATCGGCCTCCGATTCGACGATCACTTTCAGTTCGTCGGCCCGCCCGTAAGCCTCCTCCAGCGGGGGCTGCTGACGCTTGGGCGAAAGACATACCCAGTCGAAAACGCCGCTGAACGGATGCGACCCCGAGGTCTCCAGAAAAATCTCCAGCCCCTCGGCGCGAAGCGTCTCCGTCAATATGCCCAGCGGGTAAAGCAGCGGCTCGCCGCCCGTGATGACGATGGCCTGCGCCGGACACGCCGTC is a window encoding:
- a CDS encoding FtsB family cell division protein; this encodes MKIQFGRKFWIVATAAIVVFTVFMVGRNALHAVKIKRQINVLTRERAYYSEKIEQDSTLLERLRYDDFLEEYARENYHMQRRDEHVYIIKE
- a CDS encoding 7-carboxy-7-deazaguanine synthase QueE, with the protein product MAPTTDPALLDGGRLLPLVEDFYTIQGEGFHAGKPAYFIRLGGCDVGCRWCDAKYTWNPKLYPPTDVRTVIDRATACPAQAIVITGGEPLLYPLGILTETLRAEGLEIFLETSGSHPFSGVFDWVCLSPKRQQPPLEEAYGRADELKVIVESEADFEWAERNAARVSEKCLLYLQPEWSVAERVMPAMVEYAKAHPRWNISIQTHKYMHIP